A portion of the Paenibacillus marchantiae genome contains these proteins:
- a CDS encoding recombinase family protein, with amino-acid sequence MIATFYARVSTDSDEQKNSIVSQVDYFNTYLDENNYQHSKTGVFYKTDGTFTLTDGYYVDEGFSGAKSNKYRKAFQEMMNDARARKFNIILTKSISRFGRNVKELLAAVAELRSYDIAVYFEDLKINTMNRADDFKLTIFAAQAEEESRAKSEAVQFGKLQGYKKGVWGGRAPYGYDIRQGKLAVNPNEAPIVKRVFSMYLNECMGLRSIAQQLNAEEIPTKRGASLWDQSLISKMLKNVIYTGEIRLHRTRKIDLNQNLIKKIPPEKQVVTYDEDLALIDIDEFKLVQIEKEKRKDDFGTLTVKEITVENNGEIEKQKVHVLERGSSRHSSKHIISNILKCGNCGGSLRRKVQRNKNRSFIQWICRNNDQYGRKGCQYRNLQYEEDLLDYIKREIKQYRNNEQVHQENLNYYIKSQFDLKNVERDIQSLKSEIGELTQEREVNFRLLTKSIIDDSEYEQRNTSIQAQLTDKQNNLSRLENISIEIEKLELRHKKFLAFLAQVDVDNLTNATLRQIIDRFEVTSPQGAEPLPRFTQHEFKEEQLRIYWRVFGKSRESVIEDTVNKLIDGFKLDS; translated from the coding sequence ATGATTGCAACTTTCTATGCTCGTGTATCAACAGATAGTGATGAACAAAAGAACTCAATTGTGAGCCAAGTAGACTATTTTAATACATATCTTGATGAAAACAATTACCAGCATTCTAAAACAGGCGTGTTCTATAAAACAGATGGGACATTTACTTTAACAGATGGATATTACGTTGACGAGGGGTTCTCTGGTGCAAAATCAAACAAATACAGAAAAGCTTTTCAAGAAATGATGAATGATGCACGAGCAAGAAAGTTCAACATAATACTTACTAAAAGCATAAGTAGATTCGGGCGTAACGTTAAGGAATTATTGGCAGCAGTAGCTGAGTTAAGAAGCTATGACATTGCTGTGTACTTTGAGGATTTAAAAATTAACACAATGAACAGAGCCGATGACTTTAAATTGACTATCTTTGCAGCACAAGCAGAGGAAGAATCCAGAGCAAAAAGTGAAGCAGTGCAGTTTGGTAAACTTCAAGGCTATAAGAAGGGTGTATGGGGTGGTCGTGCTCCCTATGGTTATGATATTAGACAAGGGAAGTTAGCTGTTAATCCCAATGAAGCACCAATTGTTAAAAGAGTATTCTCCATGTATCTAAATGAGTGTATGGGTTTAAGGAGCATAGCACAGCAGCTGAATGCTGAAGAAATTCCTACTAAACGCGGGGCTAGCCTATGGGATCAAAGTTTGATTTCAAAGATGTTGAAGAATGTTATATATACAGGCGAGATCAGGTTACATAGAACACGTAAGATTGATTTGAATCAAAATCTAATTAAGAAAATACCACCGGAAAAACAAGTCGTAACCTATGATGAAGATTTAGCGTTAATTGACATTGATGAATTCAAGCTAGTTCAGATAGAAAAAGAAAAGAGAAAAGATGACTTTGGTACATTAACTGTTAAAGAAATAACGGTAGAAAACAATGGAGAGATTGAGAAGCAAAAGGTGCATGTTTTAGAACGTGGTTCATCTAGACATTCATCAAAACACATTATTTCCAACATACTGAAGTGTGGTAACTGTGGAGGTAGTTTACGAAGAAAAGTCCAGCGTAATAAAAACAGATCATTTATTCAATGGATATGTCGCAACAATGATCAGTATGGCAGAAAGGGTTGTCAGTATAGAAACCTCCAATACGAAGAAGACTTACTGGATTATATAAAAAGGGAAATCAAACAGTATCGAAATAATGAACAGGTTCACCAAGAGAATCTTAATTACTATATCAAATCACAGTTTGATTTAAAAAATGTGGAGCGAGATATACAATCACTCAAAAGTGAGATTGGAGAATTAACTCAGGAAAGAGAAGTGAACTTTAGGCTTCTTACCAAAAGCATCATTGACGACAGCGAGTATGAGCAACGTAACACCTCAATTCAGGCTCAATTGACTGACAAACAGAACAACTTATCACGGCTTGAGAATATTAGCATTGAGATTGAAAAACTTGAATTACGTCATAAAAAGTTTTTGGCTTTTCTTGCTCAGGTTGATGTTGATAACCTAACCAATGCAACTCTAAGACAGATCATAGACAGATTCGAAGTAACATCACCTCAAGGAGCAGAGCCTTTGCCAAGATTCACACAACATGAATTCAAGGAAGAACAGTTAAGAATTTATTGGCGTGTATTCGGGAAATCGAGAGAAAGTGTTATCGAAGATACCGTAAATAAGCTTATAGATGGATTCAAATTAGACAGCTAA
- a CDS encoding type II secretion system F family protein: MKLGEARQALTDYTVYTLSRRQRIVCMLISGLLFFGVGILFYHQWLAGLILAAGCIWVPKHWTKVLLERRRMTLSLHFKQALYALSSALAAGKSVENGFKESVEDLRMLNPEADTDLIREFTILRTRMEYGQPIEEALQNFSDRAKIEDITNFADVFITCKRTGGDLVEVVRRTSAVIGEKLDIQQDIMVAVAQKKFESKVMFAAPFIFLIFLNFTAKDFMEPLYSGIGYMISSGALALLACCYLWITRIMDIKV, translated from the coding sequence ATGAAGTTGGGTGAGGCCAGACAAGCGTTAACGGACTACACCGTATATACGCTATCTCGAAGACAGCGGATTGTCTGCATGCTGATTAGTGGTTTGTTGTTCTTTGGTGTCGGTATTCTGTTCTATCATCAGTGGTTGGCCGGACTGATATTGGCTGCGGGGTGTATATGGGTACCAAAACACTGGACAAAAGTACTGCTGGAACGAAGAAGAATGACTCTCAGTTTACATTTTAAGCAGGCATTATATGCGTTGTCCTCTGCGCTGGCTGCGGGAAAATCAGTAGAGAACGGTTTTAAGGAATCAGTGGAGGATCTGCGCATGCTCAATCCTGAGGCGGATACAGATCTCATTCGTGAATTCACCATTCTGAGGACGCGGATGGAATATGGTCAGCCCATTGAAGAGGCGCTGCAAAACTTCTCGGATCGGGCCAAAATTGAGGATATCACAAACTTTGCCGATGTGTTCATCACATGTAAGCGAACGGGTGGAGATCTGGTCGAAGTGGTAAGGCGAACCTCGGCGGTAATTGGTGAGAAGCTGGATATTCAGCAGGACATCATGGTAGCGGTGGCACAGAAGAAGTTTGAATCTAAAGTGATGTTTGCCGCTCCATTTATTTTTCTGATTTTTCTAAACTTTACGGCCAAGGATTTTATGGAGCCGTTATACAGCGGGATTGGATATATGATCTCCAGCGGGGCATTGGCGTTACTTGCCTGCTGTTATTTGTGGATTACACGCATTATGGATATCAAAGTATAA
- a CDS encoding type II secretion system F family protein: MLLPVIFGGVLGAGWLVLDRTRGQNYRHLRKLDMEGIRLKKLHGPFLFLLDKFEVGRRLPVLMFRMQHAIQKMYGIQHSGEKTMLYCAEMLTYSWLMLLVGCLLALVGDMGLGGMVGGLALGAALPFALYKDLNTKVQRRDQDILMELPELLNRIVLLVGAGETLQRAIVHCVASQGERNHPLYNELRKTVGDWNNGYSFQQSFEQFSRRCGVQEVTIFTTTVLLNFRRGGGDFVLALRDLSHVLWEKRKAVSRAKGEQASSKLVFPMVLIFFSIVVMIGAPAFMMMNM, translated from the coding sequence ATGCTGCTTCCCGTTATTTTCGGAGGGGTGCTTGGAGCAGGGTGGCTGGTGCTTGATCGAACGCGAGGGCAGAACTACCGACATTTGCGCAAACTGGATATGGAAGGAATACGTCTGAAGAAGCTGCATGGCCCCTTTTTGTTTTTACTGGACAAGTTCGAGGTGGGCCGCAGATTGCCTGTGCTCATGTTCCGTATGCAGCATGCCATTCAGAAAATGTATGGCATACAGCATAGTGGAGAGAAAACGATGCTCTACTGTGCTGAGATGCTGACTTATTCGTGGCTGATGTTGCTCGTAGGCTGCCTTTTGGCGCTCGTTGGGGACATGGGGCTTGGGGGTATGGTAGGTGGATTGGCACTCGGTGCTGCACTGCCCTTTGCGCTCTACAAAGATCTTAACACCAAAGTACAGCGAAGAGATCAGGACATACTCATGGAGCTGCCGGAGTTATTGAACCGAATTGTTCTGCTAGTTGGTGCGGGAGAAACGTTGCAGCGTGCCATTGTTCACTGTGTAGCCAGTCAGGGAGAACGGAATCATCCTCTCTATAATGAGCTGCGAAAGACGGTCGGGGATTGGAACAACGGATACTCGTTTCAACAATCCTTTGAACAGTTCAGCCGCCGCTGTGGTGTACAGGAAGTGACGATTTTTACAACAACAGTGCTGCTGAATTTCCGGCGAGGGGGAGGTGACTTTGTATTGGCGCTGCGTGATCTGTCCCATGTGCTGTGGGAGAAACGCAAGGCCGTTAGTCGGGCTAAGGGAGAACAGGCTTCTTCCAAATTGGTGTTTCCGATGGTACTGATCTTTTTTTCGATTGTGGTGATGATCGGGGCACCTGCTTTTATGATGATGAATATGTAG
- a CDS encoding Flp1 family type IVb pilin, with product MLELMKSKVIGLWKEEDGLGTLELILIIGVIIIIALIFKNQITALITSLLSKVDTKSNEFFPGK from the coding sequence ATGCTGGAATTAATGAAAAGCAAAGTAATTGGACTTTGGAAGGAAGAGGACGGGCTGGGTACGTTGGAGCTCATTCTGATTATCGGCGTAATTATCATTATTGCATTAATATTCAAAAATCAAATAACAGCATTAATTACGAGCCTGCTTAGTAAAGTGGACACGAAAAGCAATGAATTTTTCCCGGGTAAGTAA
- a CDS encoding TadE/TadG family type IV pilus assembly protein: protein MNFSRVSKLKKEEGSFTIEASLVFPIVLFILVLLLFFSMYMYQKTFLNQHAYAASERAAYSWDNSHKQAMTGEVVAGEHDNLYWRLTDDRLLGALFGWVGADNEVIVSVPAGEGGSLSEKKLSQAAQGMPSGMNGTIEYQNSLIQRKVTTKLEQVISLPLPSFLFDSGNSVLTQGSSAVVEPTEFIRTVDLVRYYAAKFKGKGGAAASTAAEAGQVVQHFGKTKK from the coding sequence ATGAATTTTTCCCGGGTAAGTAAATTGAAAAAGGAAGAAGGGAGCTTCACCATTGAAGCCTCCCTGGTCTTCCCTATTGTGTTGTTTATTCTCGTGTTACTTTTATTTTTCTCCATGTACATGTATCAGAAAACATTTCTGAACCAGCATGCGTATGCAGCTTCTGAACGTGCCGCCTACAGCTGGGATAACAGCCACAAGCAGGCGATGACAGGAGAAGTTGTTGCTGGGGAACATGACAACTTGTACTGGAGACTGACCGATGATCGATTGCTCGGAGCACTGTTTGGTTGGGTGGGAGCGGACAATGAGGTTATTGTGTCAGTACCCGCAGGGGAAGGCGGAAGTCTATCGGAAAAGAAACTGTCCCAAGCGGCACAAGGTATGCCCTCTGGCATGAACGGGACAATTGAATATCAGAACTCGCTGATCCAGCGAAAAGTAACGACTAAGCTGGAGCAGGTGATTTCTTTACCGCTGCCTTCTTTTTTATTTGATTCAGGTAACAGTGTACTAACACAAGGTTCATCTGCAGTTGTAGAGCCGACGGAATTCATCCGAACGGTGGATCTGGTCCGTTATTATGCAGCCAAGTTTAAAGGCAAGGGCGGAGCCGCAGCCAGTACTGCCGCTGAAGCGGGACAGGTTGTACAGCATTTTGGCAAAACCAAAAAATGA